The proteins below are encoded in one region of Drosophila santomea strain STO CAGO 1482 chromosome 3R, Prin_Dsan_1.1, whole genome shotgun sequence:
- the LOC120450860 gene encoding probable multidrug resistance-associated protein lethal(2)03659 isoform X2 — protein MQSMKADELPENPRETSNIFSSLMFCFAMPTFFKGRKKTLDESDLYRALQEHRSDHLGSKLSEAWEKEVEKKRKKKKTPSLLKASMNVFGWRLAGLGLVLFILEIGFRVTQPLFLGGLVAYYADASNQEGDNQTKAYLYALGVILTSACNVLFMHPYMLGMFHVGMKARIAMTSMIYRKALRLSRTALGDTTIGQVVNLISNDVGRLDVSVIHMNYLWLGPVEIGIITYLMYREIGISAFFGVAVMLLFIPLQAYLGKKTSVLRLKTALRTDERVRMMNEIISGIQVIKMYAWEIPFSKMINYVRTKEMNAIRNVNYIRGTLQSFIMFVTRISVFVSLVGFVLLGKLLTAEKAFVITAYYNILRNTMTVYFPMGISQFAELLVSIRRIQTFMLHEETKVRDKSEDMDEQKLGKAGLIAEPTVAQTTGVLKPSSRRTSEAEHSIVISKLKAKWDKKSTDNTLDNISLKFKPRQLVAVIGPVGSGKSSLIQAVLGELNPDSGSVKVNGTLSYASQEPWLFTGTVRQNILFGLPMDKHRYRTVVKRCALERDFELLPYADKTIVGERGASLSGGQKARISLARAVYRKADIYLLDDPLSAVDTHVGRHLFDQCMRGFLREEIVLLVTHQLQFLEQADVIVIMDKGKISAMGTYESMAKSGLDFAQMLTDPSKKDEGAGDAEDKKSLSRQNSKLRDRHGSISSMESAAESLAAESPMQTQEGRLEGRIGMKLYKKYFGANGYGLFIVFAFFCIGAQVLASGGDLFLSYWVNKNGEAERDTFMARLRRAFPETRINADTDPVDIYYFTGINASVIIFSLVRSMLFFYLAMRSSTTLHNTMFQGVTRAAMHFFNTNPSGRILNRFSKDLGQVDEILPSVMMDVMQIFLAIVGIVVVLCIVNVWYILATVVLVIVFYLLRVFYLSTSRDVKRLEAVTRSPIYSHLSASLNGLATIRAFGAQKELIAEFDNYQDIHSSGYYMFLATSRAFGYWLDCVCVVYIAVITLSFFLFSPENGGDVGLAITQAMGMTGMVQWGMRQSAELENTMTAVERVVEYEDLEPEGDFESKPNKKPPKDWPEDGKIVFDDLSLKYFPDKAADYVLRSLNIAIEGCEKVGIVGRTGAGKSSLINALFRLSYNEGAILIDRRDTNDLGLHDLRSKISIIPQEPVLFSGTMRYNLDPFDEYSDAKLWESLEEVKLKHVVADLPSGLQSKISEGGTNFSVGQRQLVCLARAILRENRILVMDEATANVDPQTDALIQTTIRNKFKDCTVLTIAHRLHTVMDSDKVLVMDAGKAVEFGSPFELLTTSEKKVFHSMVKQTGDSTFDALLKVAQKAHDDNLRLKKDS, from the exons ATCACCTGGGCAGCAAGTTGAGCGAGGCGTGGGAGAAGGAGGTCGAGAAGAAGCGCAAAAAGAAGAAGACCCCCAGCCTGCTAAAGGCCTCCATGAACGTGTTTGGCTGGCGCCTGGCCGGTCTAGGCCTGGTCCTCTTCATCTTGGAGATCGGTTTCCG AGTTACCCAGCCACTGTTCCTGGGCGGTCTGGTGGCCTACTATGCGGACGCGAGCAACCAGGAGGGCGATAACCAGACGAAAGCATACCTCTACGCCCTGGGCGTGATCTTGACAAGCGCATGCAACGTGCTCTTCATGCATCCCTACATGCTGGGCATGTTCCACGTCGGCATGAAGGCCAGAATAGCCATGACAA GCATGATATATCGAAAGGCGCTGCGATTGAGTCGAACGGCGCTGGGCGATACCACAATTGGTCAGGTGGTCAATCTGATCTCCAACGATGTGGGCCGGCTGGACGTCTCCGTCATCCACATGAACTATTTATGGCTGGGCCCGGTGGAGATTGGCATTATCACATACCTCATGTACAGGGAG ATTGGCATCTCCGCCTTCTTCGGCGTGGCGGTGATGTTGCTGTTTATACCCCTGCAAGCTTATCTGGGAAAGAAGACCTCGGTGCTGCGATTGAAGACGGCTCTGCGGACGGATGAACGAGTGCGCATGATGAACGAGATCATTTCGGGCATCCAGGTGATCAAGATGTACGCGTGGGAGATTCCCTTCAGCAAGATGATAAACTATGTGCGCACCAAGGAGATGAACGCCATACGCAACGTGAATTACATCCGAGGTACACTGCAAAGCTTCATCATGTTCGTCACGAGGATATCGGTGTTCGTGAGCTTGGTGGGATTCGTGCTGCTTGGAAAGCTACTGACCGCCGAGAAGGCCTTCGTGATCACCGCTTACTACAATATCCTGCGTAACACAATGACCGTCTACTTCCCCATGGGAATATCCCAGTTTGCAGAGCTCTTGGTCTCGATCCGCCGTATCCAGACCTTCATGCTGCACGAGGAGACGAAGGTGCGTGACAAATCTGAGGATATGGACGAGCAGAAGCTGGGCAAGGCGGGTCTAATTGCTGAACCTACAGTGGCCCAGACCACTGGGGTCCTGAAGCCCAGCAGTCGGCGCACCAGCGAGGCGGAGCACAGTATCGTCATTAGCAAGCTGAAGGCCAAGTGGGATAAGAAGAGCACGGACAACACGCTGGACAACATTTCGCTAAAGTTCAAGCCCCGCCAGCTTGTGGCAGTTATTGGGCCAGTGGGCTCTGGAAAATCCAGCTTGATCCAGGCTGTTCTGGGAGAACTAAATCCGGATTCTGGTTCGGTCAAAGTTAATGGCACTCTCTCGTACGCCTCCCAGGAGCCGTGGCTCTTCACCGGCACTGTGCGCCAGAACATTCTTTTTGGACTGCCCATGGACAAGCATCGCTATCGCACTGTGGTCAAAAGGTGTGCCCTGGAGCGGGACTTCGAGCTGTTGCCCTATGCTGACAAGACTATTGTAGGCGAGAGAGGAGCCTCTCTCTCCGGAGGACAGAAGGCACGTATCAGTTTGGCCAGAGCTGTTTACCGGAAGGCTGACATCTACCTGTTGGACGATCCCCTCAGTGCCGTGGACACCCACGTCGGACGTCATCTTTTCGACCAGTGCATGCGTGGATTCCTGCGCGAGGAAATCGTACTGCTTGTGACCCATCAACTGCAGTTCCTGGAACAGGCCGACGTTATTGTGATCATGGACAAGGGCAAGATCAGCGCTATGGGCACCTACGAGTCCATGGCCAAGAGCGGCCTGGACTTCGCCCAGATGCTGACGGATCCCAGTAAGAAAGATGAGGGTGCCGGCGATGCCGAGGACAAAAAGAGCCTCTCGCGACAGAATAGTAAATTGCGCGACCGTCACGGTAGCATCTCCTCCATGGAATCAGCTGCCGAATCCTTGGCCGCGGAGTCTCCTATGCAGACGCAGGAAGGCCGCTTGGAGGGACGCATAGGAATGAAGCTCTACAAGAAGTACTTTGGAGCGAATGGCTACGGACTGTTTATTGTGTTTGCGTTCTTCTGCATTGGTGCCCAGGTGCTGGCTTCTGGTGGTGATCTCTTCTTGTCCTACTG GGTGAACAAAAATGGTGAGGCAGAACGTGACACATTTATGGCCAGGTTGAGACGCGCCTTCCCCGAAACCCGCATCAACGCCGATACCGATCCCGTGGATATCTACTACTTCACTGGTATCAATGCGTCTGTGATCATCTTCTCGTTGGTGCGGAGCATGCTCTTCTTCTACCTGGCAATGCGCAGTTCCACGACACTGCACAACACCATGTTCCAAGGTGTGACCCGAGCGGCAATGCACTTCTTCAACACCAACCCCTCCGGACGCATCCTCAACCGCTTCTCCAAGGATTTGGGTCAAGTGGACGAGATTCTTCCCTCCGTGATGATGGACGTCATGCAAATCTTCCTCGCCATCGTGGGCATTGTAGTGGTCCTGTGTATTGTTAACGTATGGTACATCCTGGCCACGGTTGTCCTTGTGATCGTTTTCTACCTTTTACGCGTCTTCTATCTGAGTACATCCCGAGACGTAAAGCGGCTCGAAGCTGTCA CACGTTCCCCCATTTACTCCCATTTGAGTGCTTCCCTTAATGGCCTGGCCACCATCCGAGCATTTGGAGCGCAGAAGGAACTGATTGCCGAGTTCGACAACTACCAGGATATCCACAGCTCTGGCTACTATATGTTCCTTGCTACGAGTCGAGCCTTTGGATACTGGTTGGACTGCGTTTGTGTCGTCTACATAGCCGTAATCACACTGAGCTTTTTCCTGTTCTCCCCGGAGAACGGAGGTGATGTCGGCCTGGCCATTACCCAAGCCATGGGCATGACCGGTATGGTCCAGTGGGGAATGAGACAATCGGCAGAGCTGGAGAACACGATGACGGCAGTGGAGCGAGTAGTGGAGTATGAGGATCTTGAACCGGAGGGTGACTTCGAGTCCAAGCCAAATAAGAAGCCGCCAAAGGATTGGCCAGAGGATGGAAAAATCGTGTTCGACGACCTTTCGCTGAAGTACTTCCCCGATAAGGCGGCCGATTACGTGCTCCGATCTCTGAACATTGCCATCGAGGGTTGCGAAAAGGTGGGCATTGTGGGACGTACTGGTGCCGGAAAATCTTCGCTGATCAACGCTCTCTTCCGTCTGTCCTACAACGAGGGAGCCATCCTGATCGACAGGCGCGACACCAACGACCTGGGACTGCACGATCTGCGCAGCAAGATCTCCATTATTCCTCAGGAGCCGGTGCTGTTCTCGGGCACAATGCGTTACAATCTGGATCCCTTCGACGAGTATAGCGACGCCAAGCTGTGGGAGTCTCTAGAGGAGGTTAAGCTTAAGCATGTGGTGGCTGATCTTCCCAGTGGCTTGCAGAGCAAGATATCCGAAGGAGGCACCAACTTCAGCGTGGGTCAGCGCCAGCTGGTGTGCCTAGCTAGGGCCATTCTCCGAGAGAATCGCATTCTGGTGATGGACGAGGCAACGGCTAACGTGGATCCGCAAACAGATGCTCTCATCCAGACGACAATTAGGAACAAATTCAAGGACTGCACGGTGCTCACAATTGCCCATCGCTTGCATACGGTTATGGACTCGGACAAGGTGCTGGTAATGGACGCAGGAAAGGCGGTGGAGTTCGGATCTCCGTTCGAGTTGCTCACAACCAGCGAGAAGAAGGTGTTCCACAGCATGGTGAAGCAGACAGGAGACTCCACTTTTGATGCTCTGCTGAAGGTTGCCCAAAAG GCCCATGACGACAACCTGCGGCTCAAGAAGGATTCTTGA
- the LOC120450860 gene encoding probable multidrug resistance-associated protein lethal(2)03659 isoform X1: protein MQSMKADELPENPRETSNIFSSLMFCFAMPTFFKGRKKTLDESDLYRALQEHRSDHLGSKLSEAWEKEVEKKRKKKKTPSLLKASMNVFGWRLAGLGLVLFILEIGFRVTQPLFLGGLVAYYADASNQEGDNQTKAYLYALGVILTSACNVLFMHPYMLGMFHVGMKARIAMTSMIYRKALRLSRTALGDTTIGQVVNLISNDVGRLDVSVIHMNYLWLGPVEIGIITYLMYREIGISAFFGVAVMLLFIPLQAYLGKKTSVLRLKTALRTDERVRMMNEIISGIQVIKMYAWEIPFSKMINYVRTKEMNAIRNVNYIRGTLQSFIMFVTRISVFVSLVGFVLLGKLLTAEKAFVITAYYNILRNTMTVYFPMGISQFAELLVSIRRIQTFMLHEETKVRDKSEDMDEQKLGKAGLIAEPTVAQTTGVLKPSSRRTSEAEHSIVISKLKAKWDKKSTDNTLDNISLKFKPRQLVAVIGPVGSGKSSLIQAVLGELNPDSGSVKVNGTLSYASQEPWLFTGTVRQNILFGLPMDKHRYRTVVKRCALERDFELLPYADKTIVGERGASLSGGQKARISLARAVYRKADIYLLDDPLSAVDTHVGRHLFDQCMRGFLREEIVLLVTHQLQFLEQADVIVIMDKGKISAMGTYESMAKSGLDFAQMLTDPSKKDEGAGDAEDKKSLSRQNSKLRDRHGSISSMESAAESLAAESPMQTQEGRLEGRIGMKLYKKYFGANGYGLFIVFAFFCIGAQVLASGGDLFLSYWVNKNGEAERDTFMARLRRAFPETRINADTDPVDIYYFTGINASVIIFSLVRSMLFFYLAMRSSTTLHNTMFQGVTRAAMHFFNTNPSGRILNRFSKDLGQVDEILPSVMMDVMQIFLAIVGIVVVLCIVNVWYILATVVLVIVFYLLRVFYLSTSRDVKRLEAVTRSPIYSHLSASLNGLATIRAFGAQKELIAEFDNYQDIHSSGYYMFLATSRAFGYWLDCVCVVYIAVITLSFFLFSPENGGDVGLAITQAMGMTGMVQWGMRQSAELENTMTAVERVVEYEDLEPEGDFESKPNKKPPKDWPEDGKIVFDDLSLKYFPDKAADYVLRSLNIAIEGCEKVGIVGRTGAGKSSLINALFRLSYNEGAILIDRRDTNDLGLHDLRSKISIIPQEPVLFSGTMRYNLDPFDEYSDAKLWESLEEVKLKHVVADLPSGLQSKISEGGTNFSVGQRQLVCLARAILRENRILVMDEATANVDPQTDALIQTTIRNKFKDCTVLTIAHRLHTVMDSDKVLVMDAGKAVEFGSPFELLTTSEKKVFHSMVKQTGDSTFDALLKVAQKVGFRLKIQCNFSSYISSYFVLLSGP, encoded by the exons ATCACCTGGGCAGCAAGTTGAGCGAGGCGTGGGAGAAGGAGGTCGAGAAGAAGCGCAAAAAGAAGAAGACCCCCAGCCTGCTAAAGGCCTCCATGAACGTGTTTGGCTGGCGCCTGGCCGGTCTAGGCCTGGTCCTCTTCATCTTGGAGATCGGTTTCCG AGTTACCCAGCCACTGTTCCTGGGCGGTCTGGTGGCCTACTATGCGGACGCGAGCAACCAGGAGGGCGATAACCAGACGAAAGCATACCTCTACGCCCTGGGCGTGATCTTGACAAGCGCATGCAACGTGCTCTTCATGCATCCCTACATGCTGGGCATGTTCCACGTCGGCATGAAGGCCAGAATAGCCATGACAA GCATGATATATCGAAAGGCGCTGCGATTGAGTCGAACGGCGCTGGGCGATACCACAATTGGTCAGGTGGTCAATCTGATCTCCAACGATGTGGGCCGGCTGGACGTCTCCGTCATCCACATGAACTATTTATGGCTGGGCCCGGTGGAGATTGGCATTATCACATACCTCATGTACAGGGAG ATTGGCATCTCCGCCTTCTTCGGCGTGGCGGTGATGTTGCTGTTTATACCCCTGCAAGCTTATCTGGGAAAGAAGACCTCGGTGCTGCGATTGAAGACGGCTCTGCGGACGGATGAACGAGTGCGCATGATGAACGAGATCATTTCGGGCATCCAGGTGATCAAGATGTACGCGTGGGAGATTCCCTTCAGCAAGATGATAAACTATGTGCGCACCAAGGAGATGAACGCCATACGCAACGTGAATTACATCCGAGGTACACTGCAAAGCTTCATCATGTTCGTCACGAGGATATCGGTGTTCGTGAGCTTGGTGGGATTCGTGCTGCTTGGAAAGCTACTGACCGCCGAGAAGGCCTTCGTGATCACCGCTTACTACAATATCCTGCGTAACACAATGACCGTCTACTTCCCCATGGGAATATCCCAGTTTGCAGAGCTCTTGGTCTCGATCCGCCGTATCCAGACCTTCATGCTGCACGAGGAGACGAAGGTGCGTGACAAATCTGAGGATATGGACGAGCAGAAGCTGGGCAAGGCGGGTCTAATTGCTGAACCTACAGTGGCCCAGACCACTGGGGTCCTGAAGCCCAGCAGTCGGCGCACCAGCGAGGCGGAGCACAGTATCGTCATTAGCAAGCTGAAGGCCAAGTGGGATAAGAAGAGCACGGACAACACGCTGGACAACATTTCGCTAAAGTTCAAGCCCCGCCAGCTTGTGGCAGTTATTGGGCCAGTGGGCTCTGGAAAATCCAGCTTGATCCAGGCTGTTCTGGGAGAACTAAATCCGGATTCTGGTTCGGTCAAAGTTAATGGCACTCTCTCGTACGCCTCCCAGGAGCCGTGGCTCTTCACCGGCACTGTGCGCCAGAACATTCTTTTTGGACTGCCCATGGACAAGCATCGCTATCGCACTGTGGTCAAAAGGTGTGCCCTGGAGCGGGACTTCGAGCTGTTGCCCTATGCTGACAAGACTATTGTAGGCGAGAGAGGAGCCTCTCTCTCCGGAGGACAGAAGGCACGTATCAGTTTGGCCAGAGCTGTTTACCGGAAGGCTGACATCTACCTGTTGGACGATCCCCTCAGTGCCGTGGACACCCACGTCGGACGTCATCTTTTCGACCAGTGCATGCGTGGATTCCTGCGCGAGGAAATCGTACTGCTTGTGACCCATCAACTGCAGTTCCTGGAACAGGCCGACGTTATTGTGATCATGGACAAGGGCAAGATCAGCGCTATGGGCACCTACGAGTCCATGGCCAAGAGCGGCCTGGACTTCGCCCAGATGCTGACGGATCCCAGTAAGAAAGATGAGGGTGCCGGCGATGCCGAGGACAAAAAGAGCCTCTCGCGACAGAATAGTAAATTGCGCGACCGTCACGGTAGCATCTCCTCCATGGAATCAGCTGCCGAATCCTTGGCCGCGGAGTCTCCTATGCAGACGCAGGAAGGCCGCTTGGAGGGACGCATAGGAATGAAGCTCTACAAGAAGTACTTTGGAGCGAATGGCTACGGACTGTTTATTGTGTTTGCGTTCTTCTGCATTGGTGCCCAGGTGCTGGCTTCTGGTGGTGATCTCTTCTTGTCCTACTG GGTGAACAAAAATGGTGAGGCAGAACGTGACACATTTATGGCCAGGTTGAGACGCGCCTTCCCCGAAACCCGCATCAACGCCGATACCGATCCCGTGGATATCTACTACTTCACTGGTATCAATGCGTCTGTGATCATCTTCTCGTTGGTGCGGAGCATGCTCTTCTTCTACCTGGCAATGCGCAGTTCCACGACACTGCACAACACCATGTTCCAAGGTGTGACCCGAGCGGCAATGCACTTCTTCAACACCAACCCCTCCGGACGCATCCTCAACCGCTTCTCCAAGGATTTGGGTCAAGTGGACGAGATTCTTCCCTCCGTGATGATGGACGTCATGCAAATCTTCCTCGCCATCGTGGGCATTGTAGTGGTCCTGTGTATTGTTAACGTATGGTACATCCTGGCCACGGTTGTCCTTGTGATCGTTTTCTACCTTTTACGCGTCTTCTATCTGAGTACATCCCGAGACGTAAAGCGGCTCGAAGCTGTCA CACGTTCCCCCATTTACTCCCATTTGAGTGCTTCCCTTAATGGCCTGGCCACCATCCGAGCATTTGGAGCGCAGAAGGAACTGATTGCCGAGTTCGACAACTACCAGGATATCCACAGCTCTGGCTACTATATGTTCCTTGCTACGAGTCGAGCCTTTGGATACTGGTTGGACTGCGTTTGTGTCGTCTACATAGCCGTAATCACACTGAGCTTTTTCCTGTTCTCCCCGGAGAACGGAGGTGATGTCGGCCTGGCCATTACCCAAGCCATGGGCATGACCGGTATGGTCCAGTGGGGAATGAGACAATCGGCAGAGCTGGAGAACACGATGACGGCAGTGGAGCGAGTAGTGGAGTATGAGGATCTTGAACCGGAGGGTGACTTCGAGTCCAAGCCAAATAAGAAGCCGCCAAAGGATTGGCCAGAGGATGGAAAAATCGTGTTCGACGACCTTTCGCTGAAGTACTTCCCCGATAAGGCGGCCGATTACGTGCTCCGATCTCTGAACATTGCCATCGAGGGTTGCGAAAAGGTGGGCATTGTGGGACGTACTGGTGCCGGAAAATCTTCGCTGATCAACGCTCTCTTCCGTCTGTCCTACAACGAGGGAGCCATCCTGATCGACAGGCGCGACACCAACGACCTGGGACTGCACGATCTGCGCAGCAAGATCTCCATTATTCCTCAGGAGCCGGTGCTGTTCTCGGGCACAATGCGTTACAATCTGGATCCCTTCGACGAGTATAGCGACGCCAAGCTGTGGGAGTCTCTAGAGGAGGTTAAGCTTAAGCATGTGGTGGCTGATCTTCCCAGTGGCTTGCAGAGCAAGATATCCGAAGGAGGCACCAACTTCAGCGTGGGTCAGCGCCAGCTGGTGTGCCTAGCTAGGGCCATTCTCCGAGAGAATCGCATTCTGGTGATGGACGAGGCAACGGCTAACGTGGATCCGCAAACAGATGCTCTCATCCAGACGACAATTAGGAACAAATTCAAGGACTGCACGGTGCTCACAATTGCCCATCGCTTGCATACGGTTATGGACTCGGACAAGGTGCTGGTAATGGACGCAGGAAAGGCGGTGGAGTTCGGATCTCCGTTCGAGTTGCTCACAACCAGCGAGAAGAAGGTGTTCCACAGCATGGTGAAGCAGACAGGAGACTCCACTTTTGATGCTCTGCTGAAGGTTGCCCAAAAGGTGGGATTTCGTTTAAAGATTCAATGTAACTTCTCCTCATACATAAGCTCATACTTTGTGTTGCTTTCAGGCCCATGA